One stretch of Trichocoleus desertorum ATA4-8-CV12 DNA includes these proteins:
- a CDS encoding anti-sigma regulatory factor, with protein MIAVSLRPVGRNWGTVSFASTLYLYPVLDLLLAEVPAQWQSEIRLGLQEALVNAAKHGNKLDPSKTVLVRFSVVENQYWWVISDQGSGFAPPVSCSSGCSEHLPQNEKECGRGLYILYQVFDRVQWNAAGTELRLCKEVNNRFRLPLVR; from the coding sequence GTGATTGCGGTTTCACTTCGGCCTGTAGGGCGTAATTGGGGCACTGTTAGCTTTGCTTCTACCCTCTATCTCTACCCAGTTCTGGATTTATTGCTTGCAGAAGTTCCAGCCCAGTGGCAGTCAGAGATTCGTTTAGGATTGCAAGAAGCATTGGTGAATGCAGCAAAGCATGGCAACAAGCTAGACCCCAGTAAAACGGTCTTAGTTCGTTTCTCAGTGGTAGAAAACCAGTATTGGTGGGTCATTTCGGACCAAGGCTCAGGATTTGCACCGCCTGTTTCTTGTAGCTCTGGCTGTTCGGAACACTTACCTCAAAACGAAAAAGAATGCGGTCGGGGCCTATATATTCTTTACCAAGTGTTTGACCGGGTGCAGTGGAATGCGGCTGGGACCGAGCTGAGGCTATGCAAAGAGGTTAACAATCGCTTCAGGTTGCCTCTAGTTCGCTAG